In Dryobates pubescens isolate bDryPub1 chromosome 12, bDryPub1.pri, whole genome shotgun sequence, the genomic stretch AAGCAAAGCATGAAAACGAAGGCTTTACACACATGCATCCTTTCTGCTCTCTGGGAATAATCAGGCTGTACCTGAAAAAGGTGACCTTCATCAAGAGGAAAAAGGCAGTTCTTTGGGAAGACAagcctccctcctttcccttaaGTTTTCTCCTATTAATCTGCCTCCCTTGCAGCCTTCCCACCTGTAATGTTTGCCTCCAGTGTGGACAGAATTTTTGCCTGGGATGGCCAGGCTTGATGATTTTGCCGAAGTGTTTTTAGATGAATTGTCTGTCCCAGAGTTTGTGTGCATCTGAATACCAAAATACTTACATGGGAACATTTGTAAAGGTCTGTTCAAGTTCAGTGCAACATAATTGCCTATTTTATCTTGTACTTTTATCACTGGTGGGAAGGAATTTGTTCTGCTACACTTGACAGCACCACTGCTACAGCGCTGGTTGCTCAGTTTAGTAACAGCAGCCCGGGCTTCTGCTGCACGATACAAATGCAAACACAGTTTTGAAGTTACTGCAAGTAAGTATGGATcatgctgcagcctggaagccTGTAGAACATCAGCTTTTATCATAAAGTTATTCTCCTACATTTATCTCTGGAGTAACTAAATAAGTATGGTAATTGTTTaaacaaagacagaaaacaaaataccTCTCTCTCTGCAATCGGCCCTCTTAGGGAACTCCCGAAACTCCCACAGTGTAGAAAGGTCAGATCCAGCATTTTGTTTATCTCAAGGCCTGAGCCTCCCTGGGCTTTCTGGTCAGATAATGCTCTGCAGTGAAGACTAAGACTAGACTTAAGAAGGGACTGACTCTTTGTGTTTTACATAACTCTTTACACTTTCTTGTAATCTTGTGCTTTGACACCCGCTTAGTTCAGCAGACATTAAAAACTAACCTCAGTCTTTTTCATGTGCAAACCAGAGGTATTTTTGTTCAGTTACAATTTAACACTAgaagggtttgttgttttggggtttttttcagctctgATAGGCTCTCAAGCAAAATTCCAGTTAGTTATGAAGTGAACACATCACAGCCACCCAATAATTGCCCTGTGTAGCCTTAAAAAAAGCTTTTATCAACAAACATTTTACCAGTTAGACCACTATTAAATATCACCAAAGGAGTACATAGATAAGGCAAAGCCTGAGGTGTGCTTTGCTCCTTAGAGTAATGGGAGCTTGGCTGAGCTTCTACTTCTCCTGCCTCCTTTTTGAGGTTTTTGTGTGGCAGGAGAGCAATGCATTGGCCCAAGTGAGATCAGCCCAGTTAAGCTTCTCTACCTATCTCCTTGCTGTCACCTTCTCCCTGAAATGCAGTGTATTTTTTCACACATCCCTCCCATACCTGCATACaagcaggagaagaaagaggcagTGTTCATAGTTCCTCTAAATGCTTTTTTTGTTGCCCACCCCTTCATGCTATTTTGATCTAAATTGGGTGGTTTAGGTATTCATCCTGTGTACATTTACTCAAGCTGCACAAGATTATGTGGCTTTAAGCTCCTCTTTGCTTAATACAACACTTTCACATAGGCACATGTTAACACCAGTAATCAATGAGGGGGTTTAATTAGTGTTTTTTCTGAATACAGAATGGAAGAAAGCACCCTGTGAAGAAATTAATTGTATAGACTTGGGACTTCCATTGAATAGGATTAACTTTCTTTGAGACAGTAGCATTCTCACACAACAGTCAAAGGCTTTTTAttgccttctctttttttttcagttttcttaATACACAGATCTGTAattacaaaaaggaaaaaaaaaatgaaggaaaaaaaaaatctaattatCGAAGCAAATTCAGATACCTGACATTTTTATTGAATAAGCATTGAAAATCTCCTTTAGCTATCAAAACATGTGAAGAAAAAGGAGTGGGGTTGCAAACTTGCGCTAGAAAACTTGATAACGTGATAAAGCAGAAGTTTCAATGCTGGGTAGGGTTCATATCTAAAAATGTGCATGGCTGAAGCAATTAAACTGCAATCATTTTCTGATGGTATCTATGCCTAGTCTGATTTGCACTTGAAAGGCCCACATCTCAGGACAAAAATTAACAAATTATTAACTAGATTTAGATGATccaaaataactttttttttttttttcagaagcaggTGATTGCTGCTGGAAGCAAGTAAAATTTCCCTAAAATAATCAGGATTTTTGTTTGCTGCTAAGCAGAGAAttcacttctcttctccattccCTAACACAGAGACCCAAGCTCCAAGCCAGTGGATGCTTTTCCACTacacactgcaggctgaagggcctgggaggcagctgctgggatctGCTTTTTCTCCAGGTTCTGCATGGAAGGAACAACTCATTACTGAACAAGAAATATTGGATTGGATATAAACCACAGAAACCAGGAgccaaaacagcagcagaattggTGGGTCTTCTAGAGAAATGTCATTCCTGTTCTTCACTTTCTGGAAGACATGTTTGAAAAGTTAGCAAAACATCTTCCCTAGGACCTCAGTTTTGTACTCTTTCTGTATGTTCTGCCCTATTAAAGAGCTTTCCCATTTCTtgaggaaggatttcttccttccttcttcattCCTCCATCCCTGGGTTGAATTTGCCTCTGCTCCACATGGCCCTTTACCACtactttcccttcttcttttctctatAGCTCCCTCCTTCACCCTTGTTTCACCATACCAGGCTCTTGTGGTTTCCTCCTCATCCCTCTGTGTATCCTGAGTCTGTACTCTGGGATTCAGGTACTTTGTCCAGATACTCCTCAACAGGCTTTACTACAGACTTAGGTAGTTGTTATGGAGTTGCTCTTGCTGCTTAGAGCTGGCCATTCTTCCCTGTTCAGCTAAACAGATCTGTATATAACAAAAAGTCCTACAATTTGTGGTGATGCAAGATCTTCACCTCAGTGAATTCTCTAAAGGAGTCTGAGGAAAACTGGATGGTAGCTTTTGAATTCAGGAAGCCTATTTACCAGATGAAAATCAAGAAAATCACACCAATCACTAAAGCTTTCTTGATGATTAACATCTTCAGGATACTTTAAAATCTCTCAGTTCTCAATTTCATTGAATTGTGAAACAGTGGCAATATTACAGCTTTCTGATTTATCACAACTGTTAGCTACAAGCCCCTGGTTAAGGGCCCAGGTGGAGGTTTTGCAATAGGACTTTCATTGTGATGTGTGATTAGATGCTTAGATGCTGTAGACCAAGTTAATCTAGCAGTAATGATACCAGAACAGCTCCATCTTAGATGAGTCTGACCTTTGAAGTTAAACATTAGCTAACAGTTGGACTGGTATTTCTGGTATGTGTAACATTGATTAAATATTTAAGTATTAAAATGTCTGTATCCTTTATTTAAGAAAGCAACACACTAAATTCAGGGAGTATATACAGATTTAAATGATTTTTGAGTCAGTTTGCATACATTTACACTATATAGGCCATAATCTGTCAGagcaaagatcatctagttaaaTAGCCATCTCCATATGCAGCCATAAGAAGGTGCATAGGAGAAAATTCAAACAGTACAAGAACATGTGATACTTACTGCTGTAActgtctttcattttttccatcACAGGACCTTCTACAGTCAGGTGTGGTGCCTGTGTACATGATGACTAAAGAGGACTTCTCACTGAACTTATCCAGTCCTGCTTGAATTTCTGGAAACTTTTCACATCTCCAACTTCCTTTGCTAAACGTCAACACATCAGCTGCAACCCTGgtctttttatttcaaatgtcTTGCTCTTGTTCCTGGAAGAAGCAGTGAAAAACTGATCAACTATCTTCATATTATTTGTGCTGTTATAAGTCACCACCATATCCTGCCTCAACCATCTCTTTTCCCACTTAGAGTCTTATCTAATTCCACTGTACTTTATGGGAAATCCTTCCATAGCTCATCacccttgttgctcttctctgaactcCCGTTCTGTAGTATCCTCACTGAAATGGTGGAATCCAAACTGCACATAAGAGGTATGTGTCAGCAAACAATTGATTTATGCCTGTAATTCAACAGCAcagtctcctctttttttttttttcttttttttttcaattattttccTATTACATCTTGGTCTCCAAAACTTACAGGCTAAGGCTGGAGCAGACATAGCTTCACGTGGCTCAAAACTAGGTTGTATTAGCACACCACATAACTGAAGGATATGTGCTGCATCCAGCAGTGCTTCTCCCTTTAAAgattccttcttcttttccctttgcctGGTATATCTCACACTCACTTTAAATGGAAGATTATTGCAACTCTTACTTGGAAATTCAGGTGTAGAACACGACACTTGTCTTTAGCCCTTCTCAGACTGCCTCGCAAGTGAAGTGGAGAACTGCGTCATTTGTCACCCCTATCTGTTGGGAAGCAGACAAAGCAAAAAAGAGAAATGAGCAGCAGGACTCCTGCCCTTACCTTCACATTGGCAGGCTGAGATGCTGCCTGGATAAGGAAGAGGGTGTCCAAGCTGTCCCATAAGCAAATTAAACCATTAAGAGCAAAAGAGGAGTGAAAGAATCACAAACATGAGTCAAGATTAATTTTTCCGAACCAGCGTATCTGTGTTTCTCTTCTAATACAGGGCAACCTGCAAAGCTGCAGTATGCTTCTGAATAGGTGAGAGAGATAATGAgtgggaaaagcaaagcaatatTAACTGCTGAGTGGTCTTCAGTATAATAAAGAAATTGTTTTTCCTCAATAGGTAAAACCAAATGATATAACTCACTGAGTAAAAAGAGGAGACATTTGGCAGCTTGGCACCAGTACTAATGAAGCCAATAGccttctctgctttctccttttggctggctctccttttggctgGTTTCTTTGGCATACAAATCACTGGCACTTTTGTGAGAAGTCAGAAGAACCATACGCTAATTTTCACCAAGGAAAACACAATTCGCAACTGCACCTGCTCGACGGATATTCGCGATTGCGATTACTGCCTGGCAAACTTGATGTGCAATTGCAAAACAGTGCTGCCCTCTACCATGGTAAAAACTACCTACAACAGCCACCTGACCATTTGGTTCACAGACACCTCTGTGCTAGAGATGCTCCTGAACTTCACAAGGGTGTGGGATTTGAAACTGTCCTTCTGTGGCACTACTCCTCTCCCTACTGAATACTTGGCCATTTGGGGACTTCGAAAGCTGCGAGTAAAGAAGGTCAAGGGACATTttccagagcaaagtgtcaccatctacagcagcagcaaaagtgaAAAAGACAACTCACTTGCAGTGCACAACAAAGACAGACAAATGCTTGTGTATCTTTCTTTTCTGGATACCTCGCTTTTCAATGGATATTCTTTGCTGAAGTCGTACAGCGTGGAGAACATCTCCAGTATCACAGAGCATTTTCCAAGCCTGATGTACTCTGATGTTTCCTCAACCTCAGATAACAAGAGCTATGTTGTAACATTCATTTACTGAGTTATTTAACATACTCAGTAGTCAGAGGCATGTCAAAATACTCAGAAAGAGATGGGATTTCTTTCAATTCTGTCTGGTTTGGTCAAGAGAAACTGTTACAGGATAGACACCACTGACTGTGGTAACACTTTACAAGGCAATTTTTAATGTAAGAGAGACTCATCAGATACCTCAGCAAACACTTCCTTAAAGAACAAAGACAATGTGAAATTACTGGTTTAAAAAGCTTCAGTACATATTCTTTTCAGATATTGTAAGCTAAGAACTGAAATCTGCAAAAAATTTTGTTGTGCCTCAGACAGATAAAGATATAACCATGTACCTCCAGTTGTGTTAGAACCTGAGCCTTCTGGATAATCACTTGGGTAATATGGTAGCTCAAgaaatccagtccaaccccctgctccaaaTGTGGCCACCTCTGGGATCAGACCAGATAGCTCAAGGTTTTCTGCAGTTGGGTCCAAAAAGCCCTCAAGAGCCTGCACAACCTCAACAGGCAAACTGCTCATGGGGAAACTTTTTTTCCGTACATATTAAAcccagccttcccttctcaaaGCTAAGCAAGCACAGATCCCTCACATTTCTCTCAGCCACATCTGTCAGCTACTGACCATCTTggtggctctccactggaccACTTCAGTTGGACCATATCCTTCTTGCACTAGGAGGGGCAAAATTGCATGCAGTACTCTGTATGCAGCCTAGCAAAAGCTGGGACAGGGGAGTAGTTCCTTCCCTCCATCTGCTGTATATACCTCTGTTGATACAGCCCACTACTGTCAGGTTCAAGGGGTGCAAAGATGGTTACCGATTGCCCAAACTGTGAGTGCTGAGTTGTCCTTGCCCTCTGGTACATGCTCAGAGCTGGGAACCCTatgcttgggctgggtgacacAGTCTCTTACAAAGCAGGGACAGGACACGCAGGCAGCTTCCAACCTCAGTGCACAACTGAGGATGTGTTTAGGATATGACCAGGAAAGTGTGTTCTCTGCCAAGCCATGGCACACATCTTTGGAAAGCACTAGGCAAGAGGCCACCTGACAGGTGAGACACCATGCTCATAAAGGTGTTTTTCCCAGGGAAAGGGCTGTCTGTTCTACATTGGGTGTGCTGACACTCATAATTTccccaaatgcagggaatctGACTtcatcagtttaagaaggacagagacacttgaacgtgtccagagaagggcaacaaggctggttgagcacagccctatgaggagaggctgagggagcctggagaagaggaggctcaggagtgacctcattgcgctctgcaactacctgaaaggtggttgtagccaggaaggggttggtctcttctcccaggcaaccagcaccagaacaaggggacacagtctcaagctgcaccaggggaggttcagactcgaggtgaggagaaagttcttcaccaagcaagtcattcgtcattggaatgggctgcccagggaggtggtggagtcaccgtccctggaggtgttcaaggggagactggacgtggcacttggtgccatggtctagtcgtgaggtctgtggagacaggttggactcgatgatcctcgaggtctcttccaaccttggtgatactgtgatgttctCCCctattatatatatatcttgaaggtctcttccaacctggtctggtctattctattctattctattctattcaaaaggAGAAAGACCCCAATTCAACAACTCATTTGATAAGAGAGACAAGGCTGCTGGCAAACATGTAGCAAAAAAATTTCAAATGCATTGCAGGAGCAAGATTGTCATCCCCTGAAAAACATATGTCAGGACTATTTACATGGCCCAaagtctgctccctgcccatgtcTGCTGGATTTCTATTCTATCGAGGTCAGGATCCACCCCTATACCCCAATAAGGGTTTTGGAATAGCAAGTTCTGACATACTTGTTTTGCCAGCAAAGGATTACACGAAACTGGGATAAAATATGTGTACTGAAGGGAATGGCTATCAGGATTCTGAGAAAGCAATGAAACTGCTTCAAGACTTTAAAGAAAGACTTTTTCTATAAATTGCAAACAATGACAGAACAGTTTTGCTAGGAAGAAAAAATTGATTTTTAGAATACTGAAAAGGTGTTTTTCATCACACTTTCCACTGAAATCAACAATGCAGTAACTATTTAATCAATGGGATCGATCTGCAATTGAAAATTAACAGATTTAAGCACAAGGATGTTTGAAGGCTGGGATGTGAACTCAAATTAACTCAACCAGAGAACCATTAAATCAGTTGTTGTAGAGATGTTCTTTCCTTTGTCAGCACCTTGGCAACAAGCTGTAAACCTTCTCTCCAAATCACAAATATTTCTAGTGAAACCTCACACAATTGTGTTACAGGTTACAAAATGGTTaggagatggggctgggctgagaagGATTAGCAGtggaggagtgtgtgtgtgttctgagCCTTGACTGTATCACAGACATGGGGAAATAATTCATATTGAATGCCCAAGAAGCCCATGCTCCAACTGCCTGTGGAAGGGTACTAACGTTGCCTTCACAAACTAGCTAGTCATTAATCCTCCACAACATAGTGGCACAGCATagtaagaaaaacaaagcaaaacaaacaacaccccccACGACCTGGCACACACAAATATACTGATTTCTGTTTCCAATTCTCCCTTTAAAACCTGAAAGAACCAAACTCAAACGATCTTCAGCAAATTCactgaggctctgctgccctctagTAAAAGAAGTGCTGAATAACGCAGTACTTAGTGCTGTGACATCAGCAGTTGGCTGCTGTTGCTTTTCAAAATTCACACGTGCAGCAGTAAGTGAGAATGCACATATTctgctcttgctgggaagaaaccaAGAGATTAATAAATCCATGGGCTTTCCAACACTGCAATTTACAGTTTCAGTCACTTGCCACCGTAGTGTTCTGAAAAAGGTTGGCATTCAAGACCTCTCATTTATAGAAtacaatcagagaatcaataaggttggaaaagatctcaaagatcatcaagtccaacctgtcacccaagacctcatgactactaaaccatggcaccaagtgccacatccaatcccttcttccTGTGTGCAAGTAAACACTGCAGACTCTCACCTGgtataaagggggaaaaatgctCCCAATTACATGTGCAGCAATCCACAGTGTCAGTGTTGCAGTGATCTTTCCAGCTTCCTTGCTCTTAACCAGCAAACAACCTGCTTCTCCCTATTTTAATTTTATATGGCTTTGCCATATGACAGTCCTGCATCAGAAGCTTGCAGTTTCTTTGGAACAATGTATAGAAAGCATATCTCACGCATGTTATTACTGTTTGGTTGCATATAACCTACACACAGTGGTACATTAAGCATCATCCTGCAGGAATAACTGTGATTTTGTGAGCTGAACTGCCAGTGTAAGAGACACTTAAAACACACTCAACACCCTATACATTTATAGCAATTAATATTTATGTACAAAATGGTTTAATCTCAGTGTGTCAGGTCCAACCTGTATGTATTTTCCAGTCTTTAACATCGGGGCATGGTTATTGGATATGCCAATCAACAGAATCAGAGCCCTTTTTTatttaaatcagaaaaaaaataatgatgagAGATGTAAATTTAGGTCTCTCACCTACTAGTAATACTGGCATGACTTTGGGAAGTCAACACAGGTTGAGAACAGCACTGAAGTACTGTCATGTTTCTATGAGGTATCTCACTGTGCTGGCACAGAGAAAGGCTGCAAGAGGCCAGCGagaccccctgcagctcctcctggacaGACTCCCCCGAGGCAGCTGGCAAGGACGGCTGCAAGGCAGTCTGGCCTTCCTGGTATGACCCAAGGCTGAGAAGGGGGCCCTCCAGCTCCCGACACTTGCACTGGGCAAGTCTGTCTTTAAAGGCCAGTGATCCCTCAGTCTGCCACCAAACTCGCATTTTCAGTTCCCATCAACTGAGCGGCTCGACCGATTTGAGGATACCCTCAGCCTAAATGAAGCCGAAACCCAAAGGATCCTGCACATGGCACTAGTATCTAGCACTGGCGAGAAGGATTACCACAGCATTTCTGCCCTTCAAGCCAGAAGCGAGGATTTTCTCAAAGAGGGCGGGAATTTTCTGGCAGAAGTCGGACACAGACGGGTAATAAGAAATGACGGAGACTGAGCGATCCGTGGTATTTGCGCCGTCTCCGGAGGAGCGCTGCCCCCGTTCCCAGGTTGACTGAAAAGCCAGCGGGGGCGGGGATGGGAAGGCCAAGGCTCGGCGTCACCCTGGTCCCGAGGGGACAACAGCCACGACACACGCCGCAACAGCACACTTCCCCTGCCGCTGCACGACTcgccttccttcctgcctgcctcgCCAGCCCCGTAACACCCAGAACAGTCTCCCGCTACTTTCTCAACACAAGATGGCGGCAGCCGCTGGGAAAGCGGGGAGTGGAGTGGCTAGGCGGCGAGACGGCTGCTCTAGCTTCGTCTCTCTACGCTCCCCGCTGAGAACACTCTATTCTCCTGCCTTGATGAGTCTCTATGATCGGGAGGCCGAGCGCCGTTGGCGGGCGGGAGGCAGCGGGAGGCGGGCGGCAGGGGGCGCTGTGGCCGCCGGCGCGGCGGCTATCATGCTCGGGGAGCCGGGCCTAGGACGCGGCGTGGGGTGGCGGGAGCGGGCGGTTGCCGGAGCGGCGCGTAGGTGCCCGGCGGCATGTTCCGCAAGGCGCGGAGGGTGAATGTGCGGAAGCGGAACGACtcggaggaggaggatgaggagcgTGATGAAGAGCCACCTCAggagccggcggcggcggccggggcgGTGGGGGAAGGGCCCGGCGAGGCCTCCATGGCGCTGCCGGGGGGCCCcgggctcctgcccctgcccgccgGCTGCGTGCCTCTCGCCCTGCCCGGCAGTCCGGCGGCCTTCGCCTGCGCCGCGAGCTACGGTGCGGCTCTCGGCTTGGGGCTGGGTTTAGTAGGAGGCGACAGGGCAAGCTTGGGGGCTCTGCCGGCGCCCGTGCTCCTGCCGCcaccgccgccaccgccgccgcaGCAGCAAGGCAACGGGCTCCCGGGAGCCGGGCGCCCCAAGGAGAAGAAGCGGTCACGGGAGAACAAAGAGGTGCCGCGGGCCAGTCTGCTGAGCTTCCAGGACGAAGAGGAGGGTGAGGCGGGGAGTTGCCCATCCGCGGGCACTGGGGCAGCGCGGCCTttgcaggggtggaagggacccggAGCTGGGCACCATGCATTGGGCCTTCTCCCGTCGTCTGCACATCTCTCCGTCCCCAAGAGAAACAACATCcttgtttgatttatttttttaaagcagtcgGGTTGCCCCGTGTGACATGGAGGTGATGTGAGGTCGCAGAAGAAGGGGTAGAGTCCTTGGGGGAGCGGTGGCGGGGGGATCAAGGATGCACGGGCAGGGAGAGCCCCATCGGCAGCCCTCTTTGGCCCCGCTCCCATCCCCGACCAGCGTGCTTCCAGCACCGGGGAGCAGCGGGGGTGAAGTCTCGCGGGTTTAATTCCAGTTTAGCGAGGTAGATTGTCTCTGCTTTTGTGTTGCAGGTGCCTGACTGTTATGCACACTCCAGCTGGGTGAATTGCTGGTCAGAGCATAGGATTTAGTCTGACGTGGGTTTGTTTGGTAGCAGGTAGTAAGCCCAGCACCTGTGTAGCTCCCCATGTCTCACCTCAACCATGAGTAATGGTTGAGGGGCATCTTTCCTTCGgctttgtgtggtttgttttcatcTGATGTGGCTGGTGTTAACAGGCCACGTTGGACCCCCTGTTGTCCTTGCAAAGTATGCGAAGGCACTGGTATTTTGTCGGAGAGTAAGTTCATCTAGCTGTCCACAAGGTTTGTTAGATTAAGCTCCACAAATAGTAGAAAAAATGGTTGAGCAGTTTCTACACCTTAGGTTTTAGAAAAATTCAACAGCTGTGCTTGTACAGGATTTCAGATAATACTTCATCAGGATCACAGCAGCTACTGCAGTCACAAATTGGTCCATTCACACCTAAATAATCTGTTTATGGATGATAGTTACTAtgtattaaaaattattttaaaatatcaaaATCCCCTCCTCAGACTCCCAAAAGTTCAGGTTGAGTAAAATGAGCTTATTTTTGTGACACCTTTTCTCAGCAAGAGAGTTAGTGTGCATTTGGAATTTTCTTAGGAGGAATTTTCTTGTAATCACTGGAACTTGCATTCTAAGGCTAGTGACTTGAGCTCTTGACAGAAAGACTGGAAATGTGGAATTGCACTCTAGACTTAAACCCCAAACACTTGTGGATTTCCTAcatagttttgtttttctttagttCTTTAACTTGCTGTGTACCTTTTGGTAGGTTGCAGGCATTTCAACTGGCAGTACAACCAAAACCAGCCATTCCCTTACTCACTAGTTGTATATATGTTTGGCTGTGAGAAAACTGggcttctgtttttcttccaaATTCCTGGTCACAGTGAAGGATCagctggttttttgtttggtttggttggttgtgggttttttgtttgtttgttttttaatactgCAATCAGATAAAAGCAGGCCATGTGTGTACACATGATGGTGCTGTGAGTGGGATAAATACACTTGAAAATGACTACAAGAAAATGATGTAGACATGGATCCAGATGAAGGGATATGGGACTGGTTTTGTTGCAACAATGCAGATGTTGCATTAAATTGTGTTGTTAATGGCTTTCATTACATTCTAGGTGCAGAATTGGGAGATTTGATAGGTTGGTGTACTTCTTGGCAGGTCTAATGTAATGTTTTCCAACTTCTCTTTTAAAGAAACTGAAGAAGTTTTTAAAGTGAAGAAATCAAGTTACAGCAAAAAGATTGTAAAACAATTGAAGAAAGAATACAAAGAAGACCTTGAAAAATCCAAAGTTAGGACAGAGGTCAATTCTCCAACAGATGGTAACTGCAAAACTAACTTACTTTTATAATGGAAAAGATTAAGTATTTTAAATACAAATTGCTTATATTCAGGATGAATTGTTAGTCTTTTTAGAGGGTTTAGCAATTGGAACTGAAGCATGATTAAATGTGTTCATTTGAACCTTACAAATGTTGTTCAGAAGCTGGTAGAGAGTGTTTTGATCCTTTCTCAGGTGGAAAAGATAATGGAAGGATGAAACTTCCCAGCTATGTATACAGTTGTCAGTAGATGTCAGTAGTTTCTGTATTTCTGCTCTGTTTATGAGCTGAACTGAGAAAAGTTTCTTCCTATTAAATCAGGAAGTAATTAAATTGGTTTAGAAATGTGACTGGTGCTTATCAGACAGGGTGCGTCCTTGTGACATATCGAAAAGCAAGAACGTGGAATGGGCAGAGTGGGGTTCTTGCTTATTAAATAGATTATTCAAAAACTGTTTCAGGACTTCAGCCTTAGAGTAGACTTGATGATTAAGGTGACAGGAGGAAGGTTTTGGAGCAGAAGGATCTTGTCACAATGTTTAGTTCTCCAGGTCTTGGAAGAGAGCCTGGGAGTTGCACTTCTGCTGTTGGGTTTTGAGAAGCTCATTGTTAAAGTGTAATGATTTCTTTTCTAG encodes the following:
- the C12H21orf62 gene encoding uncharacterized protein C21orf62 homolog codes for the protein MKPIAFSAFSFWLALLLAGFFGIQITGTFVRSQKNHTLIFTKENTIRNCTCSTDIRDCDYCLANLMCNCKTVLPSTMVKTTYNSHLTIWFTDTSVLEMLLNFTRVWDLKLSFCGTTPLPTEYLAIWGLRKLRVKKVKGHFPEQSVTIYSSSKSEKDNSLAVHNKDRQMLVYLSFLDTSLFNGYSLLKSYSVENISSITEHFPSLMYSDVSSTSDNKSYVVTFIY